The following are encoded together in the Bradymonas sediminis genome:
- a CDS encoding NUDIX hydrolase, which produces MASAWALIEDAGQIFFIRRALDLGRGGQWCPPGGTIWRNEWPEVACVREAFEETGLRVTVRRPVAKFESAWYFVCSLNGSRESMSLSKRECIDGRWVYPHEILGLGTVMDLRRIIPLLDLSGFKAPMMPRGLEPAVPEILF; this is translated from the coding sequence ATGGCCTCTGCATGGGCGTTAATCGAAGACGCTGGCCAAATATTTTTTATACGACGGGCGCTCGACCTGGGGCGCGGCGGCCAATGGTGCCCACCGGGCGGGACGATCTGGCGAAACGAGTGGCCGGAGGTCGCGTGCGTGCGCGAGGCCTTCGAGGAGACGGGCCTACGGGTCACAGTGCGCCGACCGGTCGCGAAATTCGAATCGGCCTGGTATTTCGTCTGCTCCCTAAACGGCAGCCGCGAGAGCATGTCGCTGAGCAAACGCGAGTGCATCGACGGGCGCTGGGTCTATCCCCACGAGATCCTGGGGCTGGGCACCGTGATGGATCTTCGCCGGATCATCCCGCTGCTCGACCTGTCGGGCTTTAAGGCCCCGATGATGCCGCGCGGCCTGGAGCCGGCGGTCCCCGAAATCCTCTTCTGA